The DNA window GGTCGCGGGGGCGGACCTGATTGTCGCCTTTCTCAGGGCTCAGGTCACACTCATGGGTCCACCAAGGGTAACCTTCAGCGATCGTGCGGGTATGTCCCAGAATGCGTAGAACGAATGAGGGGCCATGAAAGGTCGCGTGCTGGTCGTCGACGACGACGCCGCTCTCGCCGAGATGCTGGGGATCGTGCTGCGGGGCGAGGGGTTCGAACCATCCTTCGTGTCTGACGGCGACAAGGCGCTCGACGCGTTCCGGGACACGCGCCCGGACCTCGTCCTGCTCGACCTGATGCTGCCGGGGGCCGACGGCATCGACGTGGCGCGCAGGATCAGGGCCGAGTCCGGGGTCCCGATCGTCATGCTCACGGCGAAGAGCGACACCATTGACGTCGTCCTCGGCCTGGAGTCCGGCGCCGACGACTACATCGTCAAGCCGTTCAAGCCGAAGGAGCTGGTCGCGCGGGTGCGGGCGCGGCTCCGCCGTACGGACGAGCCGACGCCGGAGATCCTCCAGATCGGCGACATCACCATCGACGTGGCCGGCCACTCGGTCAAGCGGAGCGAGGAGACCATCAACCTCACGCCGCTCGAGTTCGACCTGCTGGTCGCGCTGGCCCGCAAGCCGCGCCAGGTCTTCACCCGCGAGGTCCTGCTGGAGCAGGTGTGGGGCTACCGGCACGCGGCCGACACGCGGCTGGTCAACGTGCACGTCCAGCGGCTCCGGGCCAAGATCGAGAAGGACCCCGAGCACCCCGAGATCGTGGTCACGGTCCGCGGCGTGGGCTACAAAGCCGGACCCGCCTGATCCGCCCGCCCCCACCCGCCATGCCCCCGACGAAGACCAAGCGCCCCCGCAGGCGGACGCCGCGCCAGATCCTCGGCGGCGTCCGCCGGCGGGTGCGGCGTGCGGCGGGCAGGGCGCGCAGCGTCTGGCGGCGCTCGCTGCAGCTCCAGGTCGTCACCAGCACGCTGGTGATCTCCGTCGTCGTGGTGGTGGTGCTCGGCACGTTCCTGTCCGAGCAGATCAACCGGGCCGTC is part of the Nonomuraea coxensis DSM 45129 genome and encodes:
- the mtrA gene encoding MtrAB system response regulator MtrA → MKGRVLVVDDDAALAEMLGIVLRGEGFEPSFVSDGDKALDAFRDTRPDLVLLDLMLPGADGIDVARRIRAESGVPIVMLTAKSDTIDVVLGLESGADDYIVKPFKPKELVARVRARLRRTDEPTPEILQIGDITIDVAGHSVKRSEETINLTPLEFDLLVALARKPRQVFTREVLLEQVWGYRHAADTRLVNVHVQRLRAKIEKDPEHPEIVVTVRGVGYKAGPA